One Nonomuraea angiospora DNA segment encodes these proteins:
- a CDS encoding translation initiation factor IF-2, with the protein MVQHGAGHNRLLSPADGPGSGASGLARRQLVHEGRVVPAAIALSHHEQLARLERDCPEALPRAVVVGDLVFDRIRANLARRDRYRRALEVGQDRKLVLVSSTWGAHSLLGANGDLVARLVAELPVDEYQVVLAAHPNAWYGHGGLQLRLWLADARDGGLLLLPPQQGWQAALVASDVIVGDHGSVTFYGAALGRPVLLASSGREAAELDPDSPTALLSSTLPRLDPAGAVLPQIEQVMAAHVPHDDVTGRTLGMPGQAEGLLRRLAYRLMELPEPGTPATARPLAEPLPERGEVLSFEVETVVGGDRVTVRRYPAVLERRPGGRVRDPHLVVDAEEVNPRLLENAAIVVGRDPRPGWAQETLRRYPGCFMVAELVGGRSIDLTLRSGERLRVGTTPVRGGDPDPRCLPSAVYGWLVRGRSREELRSGITVRVGDRQVVIDCDAWDQG; encoded by the coding sequence GTGGTGCAGCACGGTGCCGGGCACAACCGGCTCCTCAGTCCGGCGGACGGCCCCGGGAGCGGGGCCTCGGGCCTCGCGCGGCGCCAGCTCGTCCACGAGGGCAGGGTCGTGCCGGCGGCCATCGCCCTGTCGCATCACGAGCAGCTGGCGCGGCTGGAGCGGGACTGCCCCGAGGCGCTCCCGCGGGCCGTGGTGGTCGGCGACCTGGTGTTCGACCGGATCCGGGCCAACCTCGCCCGGCGCGACCGCTACCGGCGGGCTCTGGAGGTGGGCCAGGACCGCAAGCTGGTGCTGGTCAGCTCCACGTGGGGCGCGCACTCCCTGCTCGGCGCGAACGGCGACCTGGTGGCCCGGCTGGTGGCCGAGCTGCCCGTCGACGAATACCAGGTCGTGCTCGCGGCGCACCCCAACGCCTGGTACGGCCACGGCGGCCTGCAGCTACGCCTGTGGCTGGCCGACGCCCGTGACGGCGGCCTGCTGCTGCTCCCGCCGCAGCAGGGCTGGCAGGCCGCGCTCGTGGCGTCGGACGTGATCGTCGGCGATCACGGCTCCGTCACCTTCTACGGCGCCGCCCTGGGCCGCCCGGTGCTCCTGGCCTCCTCCGGACGCGAGGCCGCCGAGCTCGACCCCGACTCCCCCACCGCCCTGCTGTCCAGCACGCTGCCCCGGCTGGACCCGGCCGGCGCCGTCCTGCCGCAGATCGAGCAGGTCATGGCGGCCCACGTGCCGCACGACGACGTCACCGGACGTACCCTCGGCATGCCCGGCCAGGCGGAGGGCCTGCTGCGGCGCCTGGCGTACCGGCTGATGGAGCTGCCCGAGCCCGGCACGCCCGCGACCGCCCGGCCGCTCGCCGAGCCGCTGCCCGAGCGCGGCGAGGTGCTCTCCTTCGAGGTGGAGACGGTGGTCGGCGGCGACCGCGTGACCGTCCGCCGGTACCCCGCCGTCCTGGAGCGCCGGCCCGGCGGCCGGGTGCGGGACCCGCACCTGGTCGTGGACGCCGAGGAGGTGAACCCGCGGCTGCTGGAGAACGCCGCGATCGTGGTCGGCCGGGACCCGCGGCCGGGCTGGGCCCAGGAGACGCTGCGCCGCTACCCCGGCTGCTTCATGGTGGCCGAGCTCGTCGGCGGCCGCTCGATCGACCTGACGTTGAGGAGCGGGGAACGGCTGCGGGTCGGCACCACGCCGGTCCGCGGCGGCGATCCCGACCCTCGATGCCTGCCGTCCGCGGTGTACGGCTGGCTCGTGCGGGGCCGGAGCCGGGAGGAGCTTCGCTCCGGGATCACCGTCCGGGTGGGCGACCGGCAGGTGGTCATCGACTGTGACGCCTGGGATCAGGGTTGA
- a CDS encoding family 16 glycosylhydrolase, translating into MDAAQVSLSQGVLTLKATRLPAPSGISPQPPHAPLWYRSGAVHAKRQIIVNDQFPEYDIEGEFATQTGPGIWPAFWTTGTWPEWPPETDILEYVGVDEQGKAVNFFNTYYKTGSGETYQRSEVPVADPDVFHTYRVWMYKSGDDVKLDYYFDGDYVATHIGYGWAGVAQTLIINLQMGSYASNVEKGGDGWADQRPGPDGDTYFRARNVWFGRTRAW; encoded by the coding sequence ATGGACGCCGCCCAGGTCTCCCTCAGCCAGGGCGTGCTGACCCTGAAGGCGACCAGGCTGCCGGCCCCGTCCGGGATCAGCCCGCAGCCCCCGCACGCCCCCCTGTGGTACCGCTCCGGCGCCGTCCACGCCAAGCGGCAGATCATCGTCAACGACCAGTTCCCCGAGTACGACATCGAGGGCGAGTTCGCGACGCAGACCGGGCCGGGCATCTGGCCCGCTTTCTGGACCACCGGCACCTGGCCGGAATGGCCGCCGGAGACCGACATCCTGGAATACGTCGGCGTCGACGAGCAGGGCAAGGCCGTCAACTTCTTCAACACGTACTACAAGACCGGCAGCGGAGAGACCTACCAGCGCTCCGAGGTGCCCGTCGCCGACCCCGACGTGTTTCACACGTATCGGGTCTGGATGTACAAGAGCGGCGACGACGTCAAGCTCGACTACTACTTCGACGGGGATTACGTGGCCACCCACATCGGCTACGGCTGGGCCGGTGTCGCGCAGACGCTCATCATCAACCTGCAGATGGGCTCCTACGCCTCCAACGTCGAGAAGGGCGGCGACGGCTGGGCCGACCAGCGGCCCGGCCCCGACGGCGACACCTATTTCCGCGCCCGCAACGTGTGGTTCGGCCGGACGCGCGCCTGGTGA
- a CDS encoding NRAMP family divalent metal transporter has protein sequence MKRFLGITLGILTAIGGFVDIGDLVANALVGSRFGMSLAWVVLLGVLGICVFAEMSGRIAAVSGRAVFDLVRERLGPKAGLANLGASFFILAMTVAAEIGGAALALELATGVNYLLWVPAVAFAAWLVMWRVRFETLERVFGLVGLALVIFVVALWQLGPDWGELWRQASRPAPPPDEGLPTYFYYAIALLGGAMTPYEVFFFSSGGVEENWTRRDLSVSRANVLIGFPLGGLLSLAIAACAATVFLPVHVQVESLDQMVLPVALGAGQVGLALVILGVFAATLGATLEVALSSGYSLSQYFGWQWGKRVRPREAARFHATVLIVMIVATALILTSIDPIMVTEYSLVFSAAALPLTYLPVLMISNDRDYMGDKVNGVFSNTLGTVFMILLVVVSIAAIPLMLATKAGQ, from the coding sequence ATGAAGCGATTCCTGGGCATCACGCTGGGCATCCTGACCGCGATCGGCGGCTTCGTGGACATCGGCGATCTGGTCGCCAACGCCCTGGTGGGCTCGCGGTTCGGCATGTCGCTGGCGTGGGTGGTGCTGCTGGGGGTGCTGGGCATCTGCGTGTTCGCCGAGATGTCGGGCCGGATCGCGGCGGTCTCGGGGCGGGCGGTGTTCGACCTGGTACGCGAGCGGCTCGGCCCGAAGGCGGGGCTGGCGAACCTGGGCGCGTCGTTCTTCATCCTGGCGATGACGGTGGCGGCCGAGATCGGCGGCGCGGCGCTGGCCCTGGAGCTGGCCACCGGCGTCAACTACCTGCTGTGGGTGCCGGCCGTGGCGTTCGCGGCGTGGCTGGTGATGTGGCGGGTGCGGTTCGAGACGCTGGAGCGCGTCTTCGGGCTGGTCGGGCTCGCACTGGTGATCTTCGTCGTCGCGCTGTGGCAGCTCGGGCCCGACTGGGGCGAGCTGTGGCGCCAGGCCAGCCGGCCCGCGCCGCCGCCGGACGAGGGGCTGCCCACCTACTTCTACTACGCGATCGCGCTGCTCGGCGGGGCGATGACCCCGTACGAGGTGTTCTTCTTCTCCTCCGGCGGGGTGGAGGAGAACTGGACCCGCCGCGACCTGTCGGTCTCCCGGGCGAACGTGCTGATCGGCTTCCCGCTCGGCGGGCTGCTGTCGCTGGCGATCGCGGCGTGCGCGGCCACCGTGTTCCTGCCGGTCCACGTGCAGGTGGAGTCCCTGGACCAGATGGTGCTGCCGGTCGCCCTCGGGGCCGGGCAGGTCGGGCTGGCGCTGGTGATCCTCGGCGTGTTCGCGGCCACGCTCGGCGCGACGCTCGAAGTGGCGCTGTCGTCGGGCTACAGCCTGAGCCAGTATTTCGGCTGGCAGTGGGGCAAGCGGGTGCGCCCGCGCGAGGCGGCCCGCTTCCACGCCACGGTGCTCATCGTGATGATCGTGGCGACCGCGCTGATCCTGACCAGCATCGACCCGATCATGGTGACCGAGTACTCGCTGGTGTTCTCGGCGGCGGCGCTGCCGCTGACGTACCTGCCGGTGCTGATGATCTCCAACGATCGCGACTACATGGGAGACAAGGTGAACGGCGTCTTCTCCAACACCCTTGGCACGGTTTTCATGATCCTTCTCGTCGTGGTGTCGATCGCCGCCATCCCCCTCATGCTGGCCACGAAGGCGGGCCAATGA
- a CDS encoding gas vesicle protein K, producing MREARSSRLRIEADREAVERDLSRLVLTLVELVRQLVERQCVRRMEQGDLSDEQVEVLGVTLMRLEEAMTELCERFDLSPSDLNLDLGPLGTLLPEDR from the coding sequence GTGCGGGAGGCGCGATCCAGCCGGCTGCGCATCGAAGCCGACCGGGAAGCGGTCGAACGCGACCTGTCACGCCTCGTCCTGACCCTGGTCGAGCTCGTGCGCCAGCTCGTGGAGCGGCAGTGCGTGCGGCGGATGGAGCAGGGCGACCTGTCGGACGAGCAGGTCGAGGTGCTGGGCGTGACGTTGATGCGGCTGGAGGAGGCCATGACGGAGCTGTGCGAGCGCTTCGACCTGTCGCCGTCGGACCTCAACCTCGACCTCGGGCCGCTCGGCACGCTCCTTCCCGAGGACCGCTGA
- a CDS encoding gas vesicle protein — translation MTHDAPPRGAVLAAEERLPAERVALVDLLDRLLAGGVVVSGDLVLSIADIDLVRISVRALIMSIRESDTFGGVDGEPWK, via the coding sequence ATGACCCACGACGCGCCGCCGCGCGGCGCCGTCCTGGCAGCGGAGGAGCGCCTGCCGGCGGAGCGGGTGGCGCTGGTCGACCTGCTGGACCGGCTCCTGGCCGGCGGCGTGGTGGTGAGCGGGGACCTCGTCCTGTCCATCGCGGACATCGACCTGGTACGCATCTCCGTCCGCGCGCTGATCATGTCGATTCGCGAATCCGACACGTTCGGGGGCGTCGATGGCGAGCCCTGGAAATGA
- a CDS encoding GvpL/GvpF family gas vesicle protein, whose product MDDAGTYLYAVASDVAVPCPEGLKGVAGRDVRAIAQSGLVAYVSTVPLEQFGEEPLRRSMEDLDWLGATAHAHHRVVEAVARLGPVAPVRLVTVYSGEEQVRRLLEERHDDFADTLARVAGRQEWGVKAYVVKTEAAPVAPEPAAEEPASPGTAYLKRRQASLRTREESWRDAGARAERIHDVLRCVAVASRRHRAQDPQLSGRDEWMVLNGAYLVDEERAEEFARALDDLRGQGIELELTGPWAPYSFTVLEEGGPR is encoded by the coding sequence GTGGATGACGCCGGTACGTACCTCTACGCCGTGGCGAGCGACGTGGCCGTTCCCTGCCCCGAGGGCCTGAAGGGGGTGGCCGGCCGGGACGTGCGGGCCATCGCCCAGTCCGGCCTGGTCGCGTACGTGAGCACCGTCCCGCTGGAGCAGTTCGGCGAGGAGCCGCTGCGGCGGTCCATGGAGGACCTCGACTGGCTGGGCGCGACCGCCCACGCCCACCACCGCGTGGTGGAGGCGGTGGCGCGGCTCGGGCCGGTCGCACCGGTGCGCCTCGTCACGGTCTACAGCGGCGAGGAGCAGGTCCGCCGCCTGCTGGAGGAGCGGCACGACGACTTCGCCGACACGCTCGCCCGCGTCGCGGGCCGGCAGGAGTGGGGGGTGAAGGCGTACGTAGTGAAGACCGAGGCCGCCCCCGTGGCGCCCGAGCCGGCCGCCGAGGAGCCGGCCAGTCCCGGCACCGCCTACCTCAAGCGCCGCCAGGCGAGCCTGCGCACCCGCGAGGAGTCGTGGCGCGACGCGGGGGCGCGCGCCGAGCGCATCCACGACGTCCTCAGGTGCGTCGCGGTCGCGAGCCGCCGGCACCGGGCGCAGGACCCGCAGCTTTCCGGCAGGGACGAGTGGATGGTCCTCAACGGCGCCTACCTGGTCGACGAGGAGCGCGCGGAGGAGTTCGCGCGCGCTCTGGACGACCTGCGCGGGCAGGGGATCGAGCTGGAGCTCACCGGCCCATGGGCGCCCTACTCGTTCACGGTCCTGGAGGAGGGAGGCCCGCGATGA
- a CDS encoding gas vesicle protein: MTEQYRPGVVGRQSYPSSVSSGREPANLGDILERVLDRGVVIAGDIRVNLLDIELLTIKLRLIIASVDTAREMGIDWWEHDPWLTGKDQALVEENRRLRDRIAALEEGRPRRRAIEPIEGEVESVEDRPVRRTEARRDERGG, from the coding sequence ATGACCGAGCAGTACCGGCCGGGGGTCGTGGGACGCCAGTCCTACCCTTCCTCGGTGTCCTCGGGTCGCGAACCGGCCAACCTGGGCGACATCCTCGAACGGGTCCTCGACCGGGGCGTGGTGATCGCCGGGGACATCCGCGTGAACCTGCTGGACATCGAGCTGCTCACGATCAAGCTGCGGCTGATCATCGCCTCGGTCGACACCGCCAGGGAGATGGGCATCGACTGGTGGGAGCACGACCCCTGGCTCACCGGCAAGGACCAGGCCCTCGTCGAGGAGAACCGTCGGCTGCGCGACCGGATCGCGGCACTGGAGGAGGGCCGGCCGCGGCGGCGTGCCATCGAGCCGATCGAGGGCGAGGTCGAGTCCGTGGAGGACCGGCCGGTCAGGAGGACGGAGGCGAGAAGGGACGAGCGTGGTGGATGA
- the gvpO gene encoding gas vesicle protein GvpO, whose product MPERRRSREEGVPPPARSRDPAGDTAERPKRRPRGLSAASAGGLGLQHIADLTGRETEGVTRVKPEEDGWLVNVEVVEDRRIPSSGDILALYEAELDPEGDLLSYRRLRRYRRGSGDYAEESR is encoded by the coding sequence GTGCCTGAGAGGCGAAGGTCTCGCGAAGAGGGGGTTCCGCCTCCGGCGCGCTCGAGAGATCCCGCCGGCGACACCGCCGAGCGGCCGAAGCGCCGCCCTCGCGGGCTGTCCGCCGCGAGCGCGGGAGGGCTCGGGCTGCAGCACATCGCGGACCTGACCGGCAGGGAGACGGAGGGCGTGACCCGGGTGAAGCCCGAGGAGGACGGGTGGCTCGTCAACGTCGAGGTCGTCGAGGACCGCCGCATCCCCTCCTCCGGCGACATCCTCGCACTGTACGAGGCCGAGCTGGACCCGGAGGGCGACCTGCTCTCCTACCGGAGGCTGCGGCGTTACCGGCGTGGCAGCGGCGACTACGCGGAGGAGTCGCGATGA
- a CDS encoding gas vesicle protein GvpG, whose amino-acid sequence MGLLSLVFGWPVAPLRGVIRLGELIQEQVEREMRDPTVVRHRLEEIEASRAAGLISEEEEALQMREVLQGMMGGFGPVEGR is encoded by the coding sequence ATGGGCCTGCTCAGCCTCGTCTTCGGCTGGCCGGTGGCGCCGCTGCGCGGCGTGATCCGGCTCGGTGAGCTGATCCAGGAACAGGTCGAGCGCGAGATGCGCGATCCGACGGTGGTCAGGCACCGACTGGAGGAGATCGAGGCGTCCCGGGCCGCCGGCCTGATCTCCGAGGAGGAGGAGGCCCTGCAGATGCGGGAGGTCCTTCAGGGCATGATGGGCGGCTTCGGTCCGGTCGAGGGGAGGTGA
- a CDS encoding GvpL/GvpF family gas vesicle protein, which yields MAESVDTVPSSAEEERTPLDRDLSTYVYGIVPEDVQVSDDARGVAGAPVRLVRHGKIAALVSEVAIERPLGTPDDLVAHQQLLDATAAEVPVLPLRFGAVLTDRQAVVDELLGPYHDEFLSALDELEGRAEFVVKGRYDERAVLMEVLNENVEAAQLRDEIRGKPEAATREARIRLGEVVNQAVSAKREADTGAVLDRLAPLSVFTVVREPSHERDAVHLALLVESDRRGELEKAVEEYARLWAGRIELELHGPLAPYDFVVSGGEGG from the coding sequence ATGGCCGAGTCTGTCGACACCGTTCCCTCCTCCGCGGAGGAGGAGCGCACGCCTCTGGACCGGGACCTCAGCACCTACGTCTACGGAATCGTGCCGGAGGACGTCCAGGTCTCCGACGACGCGCGCGGTGTGGCCGGCGCCCCCGTGCGCCTGGTACGGCACGGCAAGATCGCGGCCCTGGTGAGCGAGGTGGCGATCGAGCGCCCGCTGGGCACGCCCGACGACCTCGTGGCGCACCAGCAGCTGCTGGACGCCACCGCGGCCGAGGTCCCCGTGCTTCCCCTGCGCTTCGGCGCGGTGCTGACGGACCGGCAGGCGGTGGTGGACGAGCTGCTGGGCCCGTACCACGACGAGTTCCTCTCCGCCCTCGACGAGCTGGAGGGACGGGCCGAGTTCGTCGTCAAGGGACGCTACGACGAGCGGGCGGTGCTCATGGAGGTGCTCAACGAGAACGTCGAGGCGGCCCAGCTCCGCGACGAGATCCGGGGCAAGCCCGAGGCGGCGACCAGGGAGGCGCGCATCCGGCTCGGAGAGGTCGTCAACCAGGCGGTCAGCGCCAAACGGGAGGCCGACACCGGGGCCGTCCTCGACCGGCTCGCCCCGCTCAGCGTCTTCACCGTCGTCCGCGAGCCGTCCCACGAGCGGGACGCCGTCCACCTCGCGCTCCTGGTCGAGAGCGACCGCCGCGGCGAGCTGGAGAAGGCCGTGGAGGAGTACGCCCGGCTGTGGGCGGGACGGATCGAGCTGGAGCTGCACGGCCCGCTGGCGCCGTACGACTTCGTGGTGAGCGGCGGGGAGGGCGGCTGA
- the gvpJ gene encoding gas vesicle protein GvpJ, producing MAERPTPTGLADVIDTILDKGLVIDAYVRVSLVGIELLTIDTRIVIASVDTYLRFAEAVNRLDLTEQSQGLPEIMQEMKGGQIGDRTKDITQGVLEAAGDKLHELVGDVTEDSGRRTARPRRREEG from the coding sequence ATGGCAGAACGTCCGACCCCGACGGGTCTGGCGGACGTGATCGACACGATCCTCGACAAGGGACTGGTGATCGACGCCTATGTCCGGGTCTCACTGGTCGGCATCGAGCTTCTGACCATCGACACGCGCATCGTGATCGCCAGCGTCGACACCTACCTGCGCTTCGCCGAGGCCGTGAACCGGCTGGATCTCACCGAGCAGAGCCAGGGCCTGCCGGAGATCATGCAGGAGATGAAGGGCGGCCAGATCGGCGACAGGACCAAGGACATCACGCAAGGGGTGCTGGAGGCCGCCGGGGACAAGCTGCACGAGCTCGTCGGCGACGTCACCGAGGACTCCGGACGCCGGACCGCCCGGCCCCGCCGGAGGGAGGAAGGCTGA
- a CDS encoding SRPBCC family protein: MAQESKAGPVQKAAQEVLPKDLLMEGAQKLVQALVERALSSLTDRLEGMTGRLTDFAEGGGGGGLLSAITGSEGVSPGKILGKSLLSGAGTAVKETIKGLGKKGKRAGKVRVVNIVEWIDVGAPIRIVYNTWTQFESFPGYMKKVENVDQASDEKVNWKAQIFWSHRTWESHIIEQVPDQRIIWRSKGPKGFVDGAVTFHAVTPDLTRILLVLEYHPQGMFEHVGNIWRAQGRRARLEFKHFRRHVMTQTMLHPEEAEEDGWRGVIHDSKVVKTHEEAVEEEQAEAEGRAEEEEERPEEGKAEEPAEEEREEEPEGEYEEEEEPEEEYEEEPEEEEEEEEERTRAETGKGQGARRPARRRPAEEEEEEEEEPRRPVRRRVATRRG; this comes from the coding sequence ATGGCGCAGGAGAGCAAGGCCGGGCCGGTCCAGAAGGCCGCACAAGAGGTGCTGCCGAAGGACCTCCTCATGGAGGGGGCGCAGAAGCTGGTCCAGGCTCTCGTGGAGCGGGCGCTGTCGTCCCTCACCGATCGGCTCGAAGGCATGACGGGCCGGCTGACCGATTTCGCGGAGGGCGGCGGAGGCGGCGGGCTGCTGAGCGCCATCACCGGATCGGAGGGCGTGAGTCCCGGGAAAATCCTCGGGAAATCGCTTCTGTCCGGAGCGGGAACGGCCGTCAAGGAGACGATCAAAGGACTGGGGAAGAAAGGGAAAAGAGCCGGGAAGGTGCGCGTCGTCAACATCGTCGAATGGATCGACGTGGGCGCCCCGATCCGGATCGTCTATAACACGTGGACCCAGTTCGAGTCTTTCCCGGGCTACATGAAAAAGGTGGAGAACGTCGACCAGGCCTCCGATGAGAAGGTCAACTGGAAGGCGCAGATCTTCTGGTCCCACCGGACCTGGGAGTCGCACATCATCGAGCAGGTGCCCGACCAGCGGATCATCTGGCGGTCGAAGGGGCCCAAGGGCTTCGTCGACGGCGCGGTGACCTTCCACGCCGTCACCCCCGATCTCACCCGCATCCTGCTCGTCCTCGAGTACCACCCGCAGGGCATGTTCGAGCACGTCGGCAACATCTGGCGGGCGCAGGGCAGGCGGGCGCGGCTGGAGTTCAAGCACTTCCGGCGGCACGTGATGACGCAGACCATGCTGCATCCGGAAGAGGCGGAGGAAGACGGCTGGCGTGGCGTGATCCACGACAGCAAGGTGGTCAAGACGCACGAGGAGGCCGTCGAGGAAGAGCAGGCCGAAGCAGAGGGGCGGGCCGAAGAAGAAGAGGAGCGGCCGGAAGAGGGAAAGGCCGAGGAGCCCGCGGAAGAAGAGCGGGAAGAGGAGCCGGAAGGCGAATACGAGGAGGAAGAGGAGCCCGAAGAAGAATACGAGGAGGAGCCGGAAGAAGAGGAAGAGGAAGAAGAAGAGCGAACCCGTGCCGAGACCGGAAAGGGCCAGGGCGCCCGGCGCCCGGCGCGACGACGTCCCGCGGAAGAGGAAGAGGAAGAGGAAGAGGAGCCCCGGCGGCCGGTGCGCCGCAGGGTGGCGACCCGACGCGGGTGA
- a CDS encoding plasmid stabilization protein gives MPRGSSRKRERQYEHIKESSKKRGESDKRAKEIAARTVNKERARAGESRTASRTSTQDMSSSRRGGLRSHSGAGGRTRDQLYEEAKRRNIKGRSKMSKAQLEKALG, from the coding sequence ATGCCTCGCGGATCAAGCCGGAAACGGGAACGACAGTACGAGCACATCAAGGAAAGCTCCAAGAAGCGGGGCGAGAGCGACAAGCGGGCCAAGGAGATCGCCGCCCGGACCGTGAACAAGGAACGCGCCAGGGCCGGTGAGTCGCGGACCGCCAGCCGTACCTCGACTCAGGACATGTCCTCAAGCCGGCGCGGAGGGCTGCGCTCGCACTCCGGAGCGGGTGGCCGTACGCGGGATCAGCTCTACGAGGAGGCCAAGCGCCGCAACATCAAGGGCCGCTCGAAGATGAGCAAGGCACAACTGGAGAAGGCCCTCGGTTAG
- a CDS encoding SRPBCC family protein: MSTIEYSLDVKVPIRVAYNQWTQFETFPEFMEGVESVKQHTDTRATWLAEIAGVKREFETEITEQHPDERVAWHTLDKPHHAGVVTFHRIDDTTTRVTLQMEYDPEGFVETAGDWLQIVRMRVQGDLRRFKDYIETRGSETGAWRGSVPPQHAGDAVPRPDAPFPGAATPSPRPGPGTGYPPPTQPGL; this comes from the coding sequence ATGAGCACGATCGAGTACTCCCTAGACGTCAAGGTCCCGATCCGCGTCGCCTACAACCAGTGGACGCAGTTCGAGACGTTCCCCGAATTCATGGAAGGGGTGGAGTCGGTCAAGCAGCACACCGACACCCGCGCCACCTGGCTGGCCGAGATCGCCGGGGTGAAGCGCGAGTTCGAGACCGAGATCACCGAGCAGCACCCCGACGAGCGCGTCGCCTGGCACACGCTCGACAAGCCCCACCACGCCGGCGTCGTCACCTTCCACCGCATCGACGACACCACCACCCGCGTCACCCTCCAGATGGAGTACGACCCCGAGGGCTTCGTCGAGACCGCCGGCGACTGGCTCCAGATCGTCCGCATGCGCGTCCAGGGCGACCTGCGCCGCTTCAAGGACTACATCGAGACCCGCGGCAGCGAGACCGGCGCCTGGCGCGGCAGCGTGCCGCCCCAGCACGCCGGCGACGCCGTCCCGCGGCCCGACGCGCCGTTTCCGGGGGCCGCCACGCCGTCGCCGCGCCCCGGCCCCGGCACCGGCTATCCGCCGCCCACGCAGCCCGGCCTGTAG
- a CDS encoding flavodoxin family protein, which yields MQAVVINCTLKPSPEPSNTEALAEVVSAALREREVDVDMIRAVDLDLRPGVRTDMGPGDDWPAVHDKLLRSEILVIATPTWVGHPSSLAQRVIERLDAMISETDDTGRPVAYNRVAGVVNTGNEDGAHHVISEVCGALVDIGYTIPGQAWTYWHLGPGAGPDYLDDARGHEWSHKTARAMAANLVAVARALEARPMTAPPE from the coding sequence ATGCAAGCCGTGGTCATCAACTGCACTTTGAAGCCCTCGCCCGAGCCCTCCAACACCGAGGCCCTCGCCGAGGTCGTCAGCGCCGCACTGCGCGAACGCGAGGTCGACGTGGACATGATCAGGGCCGTGGACCTGGACCTGCGTCCCGGCGTCCGGACGGACATGGGCCCGGGCGACGACTGGCCCGCCGTGCACGACAAGCTGCTCCGGTCGGAGATCCTCGTCATCGCCACTCCGACGTGGGTCGGTCACCCGTCCTCACTCGCGCAACGCGTGATCGAGCGGCTCGACGCGATGATCTCCGAGACGGACGACACCGGCCGACCGGTCGCCTACAACCGGGTCGCCGGGGTGGTCAACACCGGCAACGAGGACGGCGCCCACCACGTGATCAGCGAGGTCTGCGGCGCCCTGGTGGACATCGGCTACACCATCCCCGGCCAGGCGTGGACGTACTGGCACCTCGGGCCGGGCGCCGGGCCGGACTACCTGGACGACGCGCGCGGCCACGAGTGGTCGCACAAGACCGCTCGCGCGATGGCGGCCAATCTGGTCGCCGTCGCCCGGGCGCTGGAGGCCAGGCCCATGACCGCGCCACCGGAGTGA
- a CDS encoding UDP-glucuronic acid decarboxylase family protein, whose translation MRVVVTGGAGFLGSHLCEKLLDGGAEVVCMDSFLTGSPRNLEHLLDRTGLRIVECDLTGFVHVPGEVDLVLHFASAASPADYLKHPIETLKVGSMGTLHALGLAKEKQARFVLASTSEVYGDPLEHPQRETYWGNVNPVGPRSVYDEAKRFAESLTTAYRNSHGVDTGIVRIFNTYGPRMRPFDGRAIPTFVRQALAGEPITVTGDGSQTRSICYVDDTVDGVLRMARSDFAGPVNIGNPDELTMAELAGLIRDLAGSSSPIEFIDRPVDDPSVRRPDTSLAEAELGWRPVVGMEEGLRRTIAWFSRLDSPVPTT comes from the coding sequence ATGCGAGTCGTGGTGACCGGAGGGGCCGGGTTCCTCGGCTCCCACCTGTGCGAGAAGCTGCTGGACGGGGGAGCGGAGGTCGTCTGCATGGACAGCTTCCTCACCGGCTCCCCGCGCAATCTCGAACACCTGCTGGACCGTACGGGGCTGCGGATCGTCGAGTGCGACCTGACGGGCTTCGTACACGTGCCCGGCGAGGTGGACCTGGTGCTGCACTTCGCCTCGGCCGCCTCGCCCGCCGACTACCTGAAGCACCCGATCGAGACGCTCAAGGTGGGCAGCATGGGCACGCTGCACGCGCTCGGCCTGGCCAAGGAGAAGCAGGCCCGGTTCGTGCTGGCCTCCACCAGCGAGGTCTACGGCGACCCGCTCGAACACCCGCAGCGCGAGACGTACTGGGGCAACGTCAACCCCGTCGGACCGCGCAGCGTCTACGACGAGGCCAAACGCTTCGCCGAGTCGCTGACCACCGCCTACCGCAACTCCCACGGCGTGGACACCGGCATCGTGCGCATCTTCAACACCTACGGGCCCCGGATGCGGCCCTTCGACGGCCGGGCGATCCCGACCTTCGTCCGGCAGGCCCTGGCGGGCGAGCCGATCACGGTGACCGGCGACGGCAGCCAGACCCGCTCCATCTGCTACGTCGACGACACCGTGGACGGCGTCCTGCGCATGGCACGCAGCGACTTCGCCGGACCTGTGAACATCGGCAATCCCGACGAGCTGACGATGGCGGAGCTGGCCGGTCTCATCCGCGACCTGGCGGGCTCGTCGTCACCGATCGAGTTCATCGACAGGCCCGTGGACGATCCGAGCGTCCGCCGGCCCGACACCAGCCTGGCCGAGGCCGAGCTGGGCTGGCGGCCCGTCGTGGGGATGGAGGAGGGCCTGCGCAGAACGATCGCGTGGTTCTCCAGGCTCGACAGCCCCGTCCCCACGACCTGA